A stretch of Desulfofalx alkaliphila DSM 12257 DNA encodes these proteins:
- the thiS gene encoding sulfur carrier protein ThiS, with translation MIKVNGKDFQWEEGLTVQKMLEKKNYTFPHIVIKINGKYIPPEDYQTTIINKGDDVEAIHLITGG, from the coding sequence ATGATTAAAGTCAACGGAAAAGATTTTCAATGGGAGGAAGGGCTTACCGTGCAAAAAATGTTGGAAAAAAAGAATTATACCTTTCCCCACATTGTGATTAAAATTAACGGTAAGTATATACCACCGGAGGACTACCAAACCACAATAATAAACAAGGGAGATGACGTTGAAGCCATCCACCTGATTACCGGCGGCTAA
- a CDS encoding NAD(P)/FAD-dependent oxidoreductase codes for MRYTEICIIGGGPAGLTAALKAAGLGAEVTLVDRNDYLGGQLIKQTHRFFGSKQQRASERGINIARELSAAVLNNDKIKVLTEATVLGYYEDGVVAVEQHDKFIKIKPQKLIVATGGAEKTLAFPNNDLPGIYGAGAVQTLVNVNGVKPGKKVLMVGAGNIGVIVSYQLIQAGVEVAAIIEAAPTIGAYWVHASKVVRAGVPIYTSHTIKRAWGDQELEGATVVKLDENWQPIAGTEIDFDVDVICLSVGLSPLTELLWQAGCKMAYVPELCGHVPLRNENLETSIPGIYVAGDVGGIEEASAAMMEGALAGLNAAKSLGYHAPDFAEQRAGVLKELEGLRSGPVGEKIRSGLAKVVL; via the coding sequence ATGAGATACACTGAAATATGTATTATAGGTGGTGGACCGGCAGGCCTGACTGCGGCCCTAAAAGCTGCCGGTTTAGGTGCAGAGGTTACCCTGGTGGACCGCAATGACTATTTAGGTGGTCAATTAATTAAACAAACCCACCGTTTTTTTGGCTCTAAACAACAAAGGGCGTCGGAAAGGGGCATTAACATTGCCCGGGAACTATCTGCAGCCGTTCTTAACAACGATAAAATAAAGGTTCTTACTGAAGCCACTGTTTTGGGCTACTATGAAGACGGTGTGGTGGCGGTGGAACAGCATGATAAATTCATTAAAATAAAACCCCAAAAACTTATTGTAGCCACCGGCGGTGCAGAAAAAACACTGGCCTTTCCCAATAATGACTTGCCAGGAATATATGGGGCAGGGGCGGTGCAAACGCTGGTTAATGTAAATGGGGTAAAACCGGGCAAAAAGGTTTTGATGGTTGGAGCAGGTAATATTGGTGTTATTGTCAGCTATCAATTGATACAGGCCGGCGTGGAGGTGGCTGCAATTATTGAAGCAGCGCCCACAATTGGGGCTTATTGGGTTCATGCCTCAAAGGTGGTGCGTGCCGGTGTGCCCATTTATACCAGCCATACTATCAAGCGTGCCTGGGGTGATCAAGAACTGGAGGGCGCAACCGTTGTCAAGCTGGACGAGAATTGGCAGCCCATTGCCGGTACGGAAATAGATTTTGATGTGGATGTAATTTGTCTGTCGGTGGGCTTGAGCCCCCTCACCGAATTGTTATGGCAGGCCGGATGTAAAATGGCATATGTGCCGGAGCTGTGTGGTCATGTGCCCCTTAGGAATGAGAACCTGGAGACTTCAATACCCGGCATATATGTGGCCGGCGACGTGGGCGGTATTGAAGAGGCCTCGGCTGCCATGATGGAAGGCGCATTGGCCGGGCTAAATGCAGCAAAATCCTTAGGTTACCATGCTCCGGACTTTGCTGAACAGCGTGCCGGTGTGCTAAAAGAACTGGAAGGCTTAAGGTCCGGTCCTGTGGGTGAAAAAATTCGTTCCGGGCTGGCCAAAGTGGTCCTTTAA
- a CDS encoding 4Fe-4S binding protein yields MPEVRFLFLGREEFNVLARTGVPTAEDIAEVMPSKERLAKGAVAMIECFQKIPCDPCYHSCKRQAIQPFADINDRPRLDHDKCNGCAMCLSRCPGLAIFIIDQTYSADKALIKIPYEYLPLPAEGHVVDAVNRAGQTVGEAQVVKVQSSEKLEGTNIVWLAVPHHLAMEVRHFKVKEVR; encoded by the coding sequence GTGCCTGAGGTCCGTTTTCTGTTTTTAGGAAGGGAGGAGTTTAATGTGTTAGCAAGAACCGGTGTACCAACCGCAGAAGATATAGCTGAGGTTATGCCCAGCAAAGAGAGATTAGCTAAGGGTGCGGTGGCAATGATTGAGTGTTTTCAGAAAATACCATGCGACCCCTGCTACCATAGCTGCAAGAGACAGGCCATTCAGCCCTTTGCCGATATTAATGATCGCCCCCGATTAGATCATGATAAATGTAACGGCTGTGCAATGTGTTTAAGCCGCTGCCCGGGCTTGGCCATATTTATTATTGACCAAACCTACAGTGCCGATAAAGCACTGATAAAAATTCCTTATGAATATTTACCGCTGCCCGCCGAGGGTCATGTGGTGGATGCGGTGAACCGTGCAGGACAGACAGTGGGAGAAGCCCAGGTTGTTAAGGTACAATCCTCTGAAAAATTAGAGGGAACCAATATTGTTTGGTTAGCTGTACCCCATCACCTGGCTATGGAAGTAAGACACTTTAAGGTTAAGGAGGTGCGGTAA
- a CDS encoding ABC transporter ATP-binding protein, producing MANILELQNVTIRFGGLTAVDSVDMCVEEGSIRALIGPNGAGKSTIFNIVTGIYAPTNGKVIFKGEDITGMKPYKITMKGIARTFQNIRLFGQMTVLDNVKIGQHCRTKSDFLGAITGFVNPIVKREEKEIEERALETLEIMELYHKRYEYSKNLSYGEQRRLEIARALATNPALICLDEPAAGMNPQEKQVLMKMIRKIQNMGLTVFLVEHDMKFVMNLSDQVAVLDYGRKIASGTPAEVQKDPDVIAAYLGKDVD from the coding sequence GTGGCAAATATTTTAGAATTGCAAAACGTGACCATTCGTTTTGGCGGGCTGACGGCAGTGGACAGTGTAGATATGTGTGTTGAGGAAGGATCTATTAGGGCCCTGATAGGGCCCAACGGAGCAGGCAAAAGCACTATTTTTAACATTGTTACCGGTATTTATGCCCCTACCAATGGTAAGGTGATTTTTAAGGGCGAGGATATTACCGGTATGAAACCTTATAAAATTACTATGAAGGGTATTGCCCGTACATTTCAAAATATCCGGTTATTTGGGCAAATGACGGTATTAGATAACGTTAAGATTGGCCAGCACTGCCGTACTAAAAGTGATTTTTTAGGCGCTATTACCGGTTTTGTTAATCCAATTGTTAAAAGAGAAGAAAAGGAAATTGAGGAAAGGGCATTAGAAACTTTAGAGATTATGGAGCTTTACCATAAGAGGTATGAGTATTCTAAAAACCTTTCATATGGTGAGCAGCGACGCTTGGAGATTGCCCGGGCTTTAGCCACAAACCCAGCGCTAATATGCCTTGACGAACCTGCGGCGGGTATGAACCCCCAAGAAAAACAAGTGCTGATGAAAATGATTAGAAAAATACAAAATATGGGATTGACGGTTTTCTTAGTGGAACACGATATGAAATTTGTTATGAACCTATCAGACCAAGTGGCAGTTTTGGATTATGGTCGTAAAATTGCTTCCGGTACCCCTGCGGAGGTACAAAAGGACCCGGATGTTATCGCTGCCTACCTGGGAAAGGATGTGGATTAA
- a CDS encoding (2Fe-2S)-binding protein, with the protein MRIKEHPILKFEHGKKVKFYYNGTELEGYEGETIAAALHAAGIRTMRESIHLHRPRGLFCNIGNCSSCLMVVDGMPNVRVCVEKLREGMRVETQRGKGELK; encoded by the coding sequence ATGCGAATAAAAGAACATCCTATTTTAAAATTTGAGCACGGCAAAAAGGTGAAATTTTATTATAACGGTACCGAACTTGAAGGTTATGAGGGTGAAACCATTGCTGCAGCTCTACATGCGGCAGGAATACGCACCATGCGGGAAAGTATTCATTTGCACCGGCCCAGGGGCCTCTTTTGCAATATCGGCAACTGCTCATCATGCTTAATGGTTGTTGACGGTATGCCCAACGTCAGGGTATGTGTAGAAAAATTGCGTGAGGGTATGCGTGTGGAAACCCAAAGAGGGAAGGGTGAGTTGAAATGA
- a CDS encoding NAD(P)/FAD-dependent oxidoreductase, whose amino-acid sequence MIKTADAVVIGGGIIGCSTAYNLAKMGLKKVVLIEEKYIASGATGRCGAGMRMQWGTEPNAVLARDSVAMYETLEEELEYDDSIELKQEGYLLLAYNEKMVEQFHKNLGLQHKLGIPSRWVTPEEIKELVPHINLQGLHGATFCPKDGHCNPFKATDAYAQAAKRLGVEILTYTRVTKLLKEGDKISGVETTKGTILSPLVISCAGAYTRELGRMVGVELPIYPERHQILVTEPVEKLQGPMVMSFYHGIYCQQVPHGGFIMGLGDPNEVKDYNIKSSWQFMHEMAAKITFILPILKNLRVVRQWSGLYDLTPDKTQILGAIPEVPGFFVAAGFSGRGFMIAPVVGKLMAEVMLGQEPEYPIDMYGVKRFESGQLYVEPSVV is encoded by the coding sequence ATGATTAAAACTGCAGATGCGGTGGTGATCGGTGGCGGAATTATAGGTTGTTCCACCGCTTACAACTTAGCCAAAATGGGATTAAAAAAGGTTGTATTGATAGAAGAAAAGTATATTGCCAGCGGGGCCACAGGCCGTTGCGGTGCGGGTATGCGGATGCAGTGGGGCACCGAGCCAAATGCTGTGCTGGCCAGGGACAGCGTGGCCATGTATGAAACGCTGGAAGAAGAATTGGAATATGACGACAGTATCGAGTTAAAACAAGAGGGTTATTTGCTGTTGGCTTACAATGAAAAAATGGTTGAGCAGTTTCATAAAAATTTAGGCCTGCAGCACAAATTGGGTATTCCTTCCCGCTGGGTTACCCCTGAAGAAATCAAGGAACTGGTGCCCCATATAAATCTGCAAGGATTACACGGTGCAACATTCTGCCCAAAGGACGGTCACTGCAATCCTTTTAAAGCAACGGACGCTTATGCCCAGGCTGCAAAAAGACTGGGTGTCGAAATATTGACATACACAAGGGTTACAAAGCTCCTTAAAGAAGGGGATAAGATCAGTGGTGTAGAAACTACTAAGGGTACAATATTATCACCACTGGTAATAAGTTGTGCCGGTGCATATACCCGTGAGTTAGGGCGCATGGTGGGGGTAGAATTGCCCATTTACCCGGAACGCCACCAAATCTTAGTTACTGAGCCGGTGGAGAAACTGCAAGGCCCCATGGTGATGTCTTTCTACCATGGTATTTATTGCCAGCAGGTACCCCATGGTGGTTTTATTATGGGTTTAGGTGACCCCAACGAGGTAAAGGATTATAATATTAAGTCCAGTTGGCAGTTTATGCATGAAATGGCCGCTAAAATTACCTTTATCCTGCCCATACTGAAAAACTTGAGGGTGGTAAGACAGTGGAGCGGTCTATATGATTTAACACCTGACAAAACTCAAATACTGGGTGCTATTCCTGAGGTGCCTGGTTTCTTCGTTGCCGCCGGTTTTTCCGGTCGTGGCTTTATGATTGCTCCGGTGGTTGGCAAACTGATGGCAGAGGTGATGCTGGGCCAAGAACCGGAATACCCCATAGATATGTATGGCGTGAAGAGATTTGAAAGTGGCCAACTATATGTAGAACCGTCAGTTGTTTAG
- a CDS encoding aldehyde ferredoxin oxidoreductase family protein: MNVEQLKAAHKLLAEYRYTPAKLDRGYANKSLYINLSENKIEEKVVTETMKEKFIGGKGFGLWYLWNAVTPETKWNDPENEIVISPGPIGGITQYPGAGKSLVVSISPTTGSVVDSNVGGYFGPLLKFSGWDALEVQGKAEKDVIIFIDGNNGLVTIEESPEEAVDSHLLGEQLTEMFADNEEDKRNISVVSAGTAAEHTLIGMLNFSFYDARRKAVRLKQAGRGGIGTVLRDKKIKAIVVKFRGVKGNLNNVADFEKVSKTGIKLHKEIYNGDDKQNKMRLRGTTFLVGIMNDYDLLPTNNFKFGSHPKGKEISAPKWVERFNYTGKSDGCWYGCTLSCCKVMCDFELKTGPYKGQKVIIDAPEYETIAGVGSNCGIFDIDYIAECNFYCDTYGIDTISFGTLTAFLMECYENGIINKEITGGLELNFGNKEAAMELLHQMSRGEGFGKIAGQGVRKCKELFIKEYGADANFLQDIAMEAKGMEYAEYLSKESLAQQGGFGLANKGPQHDEAWLIFMDMVNNQLPTFEDKAEALHYFPMFRTWFGLVGLCKLPWNDIVPEDNGLTDEPAKVPEHVQNYVDLFNGVTGKNITKEDLIAQSEGVYNFQKVFNLRMGFGTREYDKVPYRSVGPVTEEEYLSRQERYDGQLKELLGMDPEGMSTQEKMAALRKYREEQYEKLCDAVYERKGWTKNGIPKLETLKRLGMDLPEVVEVVKRYL; this comes from the coding sequence ATGAATGTTGAGCAGTTAAAAGCAGCCCACAAATTGCTGGCAGAGTACAGATATACCCCAGCAAAGTTAGACAGGGGCTATGCCAATAAATCGCTGTATATTAACCTATCCGAGAATAAAATTGAAGAAAAAGTCGTTACCGAAACAATGAAGGAAAAATTTATTGGTGGCAAGGGCTTTGGTCTTTGGTATTTATGGAATGCAGTAACACCGGAAACCAAATGGAATGATCCGGAAAATGAAATAGTAATTTCACCTGGACCCATTGGCGGTATTACTCAGTATCCCGGTGCAGGCAAGTCACTGGTGGTAAGCATATCTCCCACCACCGGTTCGGTGGTGGACAGTAACGTAGGCGGTTACTTTGGACCACTGCTGAAATTTTCCGGCTGGGACGCCCTAGAGGTGCAGGGTAAAGCAGAGAAGGATGTAATTATCTTTATAGATGGAAACAATGGTCTTGTTACCATTGAAGAATCCCCGGAGGAAGCGGTAGACAGTCACCTGCTGGGTGAACAACTAACAGAAATGTTTGCAGATAATGAAGAGGATAAAAGAAACATTTCAGTTGTCTCAGCAGGCACCGCTGCAGAACATACCTTAATTGGTATGTTGAACTTTTCTTTTTACGATGCAAGAAGAAAGGCAGTGAGATTAAAACAGGCGGGCCGTGGCGGTATAGGAACGGTACTAAGAGATAAAAAGATTAAAGCAATTGTTGTAAAATTCCGGGGTGTTAAAGGGAACTTGAACAATGTTGCTGACTTTGAAAAGGTGTCCAAAACAGGTATCAAGCTACACAAAGAAATTTATAACGGTGACGACAAGCAAAACAAAATGAGACTGCGTGGCACCACATTTTTAGTGGGAATTATGAATGACTACGACTTACTTCCCACCAATAACTTTAAATTTGGTTCTCACCCAAAGGGCAAGGAAATATCAGCCCCCAAATGGGTAGAGAGATTTAATTACACCGGGAAATCCGACGGATGCTGGTACGGGTGTACCCTGTCATGCTGTAAGGTAATGTGCGACTTCGAACTAAAAACCGGGCCCTATAAGGGACAAAAAGTAATTATTGATGCACCTGAATACGAAACCATCGCCGGGGTAGGTTCCAACTGCGGCATATTTGACATTGATTATATAGCTGAGTGTAACTTTTATTGTGATACCTACGGCATTGATACCATTTCCTTTGGTACTTTAACTGCCTTCCTGATGGAGTGCTACGAAAATGGTATTATAAACAAAGAAATAACCGGCGGCCTGGAGCTGAACTTTGGTAACAAAGAAGCTGCCATGGAACTGCTGCACCAAATGTCCAGGGGTGAAGGATTCGGTAAAATAGCCGGGCAAGGTGTTAGAAAGTGCAAGGAACTGTTTATTAAGGAATACGGCGCAGACGCTAATTTCCTACAGGATATAGCCATGGAAGCAAAGGGAATGGAGTATGCTGAATACCTGAGCAAAGAATCGCTTGCACAGCAGGGTGGTTTTGGTTTAGCCAACAAAGGGCCACAGCACGATGAAGCATGGCTAATATTTATGGATATGGTAAATAACCAGCTGCCCACCTTTGAAGATAAAGCAGAGGCCCTACACTACTTTCCAATGTTCAGAACATGGTTTGGCTTAGTAGGACTTTGTAAATTGCCTTGGAATGATATTGTACCGGAGGACAACGGATTAACCGATGAACCTGCCAAAGTACCTGAGCACGTGCAAAACTATGTAGACCTATTTAACGGGGTTACCGGCAAAAACATCACGAAAGAGGATCTAATTGCACAGTCCGAAGGTGTATATAATTTCCAAAAGGTATTTAACTTAAGAATGGGTTTTGGCACCAGGGAGTATGATAAGGTACCTTATCGTTCTGTGGGACCGGTTACTGAGGAAGAATATCTGTCCAGGCAAGAAAGGTATGACGGCCAGTTAAAAGAACTATTAGGCATGGATCCGGAGGGCATGTCCACCCAAGAAAAAATGGCTGCCCTGAGAAAATACAGGGAAGAACAATACGAAAAATTATGTGATGCCGTTTATGAAAGAAAAGGCTGGACAAAAAATGGCATACCAAAGTTAGAAACACTAAAACGTCTAGGCATGGATCTACCTGAAGTTGTTGAGGTGGTTAAACGCTATTTATAG
- a CDS encoding (2Fe-2S)-binding protein, with amino-acid sequence MSGCGCKTKDNKDVNIICRCEDITLEEIRAYIYDKGITDLEQLRRLLRVGMGPCQGRTCTPLIVREIAAATKEPVSDVPLTTFRPPTTPVKLGVLAGGDDND; translated from the coding sequence ATGTCAGGTTGCGGTTGTAAAACCAAAGATAACAAAGATGTAAACATTATTTGCCGTTGTGAAGACATAACCTTGGAAGAAATCCGTGCCTACATATATGACAAAGGTATCACAGACCTTGAACAGTTAAGGCGGTTGCTGCGGGTGGGCATGGGCCCTTGCCAGGGAAGAACTTGTACACCTTTAATCGTTAGGGAGATTGCTGCGGCCACCAAAGAGCCGGTCAGTGATGTGCCCCTAACCACTTTCCGCCCTCCTACTACACCAGTGAAATTAGGAGTGCTTGCCGGGGGTGACGATAATGATTAA
- a CDS encoding sigma 54-interacting transcriptional regulator, translating to MYCNFVKTTPEITVAEGRAIASKNDVILLVVDKNNLLGIVFHKYLFDNKVEPDTGITEVMRSDFSILDKDALNDDVMTYLPELRYHPLVLAGNDDELLGVLAFDLLFTELAKELVVTKARLSAVLDTVGEAVCVVDDEDKVVNWNYRAEALYNIKSQDIVGRNIDEYFSNLMVTKVIKERSGVSSVYHQPCEGTHVLISAKPIKVGDQIAGGVSAERDVTEVVQLNQRLNLASSQVHELQSEIKRITGGKNPFARIKGHHHKLTELINMAQKVAQTNAPVLIRGESGTGKELFARAIHDASSRADKPFVVVNCAAIPPTLFESEVFGYEAGAFTGADRRGKIGYFESANGGTLFLDEVAELPQNLQVKLLRVLQDQEFYRVGGSTPVKVDVRIITATHRNLEEMLSKGLFRDDLYYRLNVVTLEVPPLRERREDIPELVYLFVQEYSQLYGKNIVKLEPGVMAILLAYPWRGNIREMKNAIERMVILAEGEVIDESCVPKTLKKQGGKNQAPYQTGLVSVTEQTERELIQRTLKQANGNRSQAARMLGIPRSTLYYKMHQLGIM from the coding sequence ATGTACTGCAATTTTGTAAAAACAACTCCCGAAATTACTGTTGCTGAAGGAAGAGCTATTGCTTCTAAAAATGACGTTATTTTATTGGTGGTGGATAAAAATAATTTACTGGGAATAGTTTTCCATAAATATTTATTTGACAATAAGGTAGAACCAGATACCGGCATTACAGAAGTGATGCGCAGTGATTTTTCTATTCTCGATAAGGATGCTTTAAATGATGACGTTATGACCTATTTACCTGAATTGCGCTATCATCCTTTAGTGTTGGCCGGGAATGATGATGAACTCTTGGGTGTCTTGGCCTTTGACTTATTATTTACTGAGCTGGCTAAAGAATTGGTGGTTACCAAGGCCAGGTTGAGTGCTGTGCTGGATACAGTGGGTGAAGCCGTTTGTGTGGTTGATGATGAAGATAAGGTGGTCAATTGGAATTATCGGGCCGAGGCTTTGTACAATATTAAATCCCAAGACATTGTCGGTAGAAATATTGATGAGTATTTCTCCAATTTAATGGTTACCAAGGTCATTAAAGAGCGTTCCGGTGTAAGTTCGGTTTACCATCAACCCTGTGAAGGCACCCATGTATTGATCAGTGCCAAACCCATCAAGGTAGGCGATCAAATAGCGGGTGGAGTATCCGCTGAAAGAGATGTTACCGAGGTTGTGCAGTTAAATCAGAGACTTAATCTTGCCAGCAGTCAGGTACATGAGTTGCAGAGTGAAATTAAACGTATAACCGGAGGTAAAAATCCCTTTGCCCGTATTAAGGGACACCATCATAAGTTAACAGAGTTAATAAACATGGCCCAAAAGGTAGCCCAAACCAACGCTCCGGTGCTAATTAGGGGTGAAAGCGGTACAGGTAAAGAACTGTTTGCCCGGGCCATTCATGATGCCAGCAGTCGAGCTGATAAACCCTTTGTGGTGGTTAACTGTGCTGCTATACCGCCGACCTTATTTGAGAGTGAAGTGTTTGGTTATGAAGCGGGTGCCTTTACAGGTGCCGACCGTCGGGGTAAAATTGGGTATTTTGAAAGTGCAAACGGGGGCACCTTGTTTTTGGATGAAGTGGCAGAACTGCCCCAGAATTTACAGGTTAAATTATTAAGGGTGCTGCAAGACCAAGAATTTTACCGGGTGGGAGGAAGCACACCGGTAAAAGTAGATGTGCGCATCATTACAGCCACCCACCGCAACTTAGAGGAAATGCTCAGCAAAGGCTTGTTTAGAGATGATCTTTACTATCGCTTAAATGTGGTTACTTTGGAGGTGCCTCCTCTCAGAGAGCGCAGGGAAGATATTCCGGAATTAGTCTATCTGTTTGTTCAAGAATACAGTCAACTTTACGGTAAAAACATTGTCAAATTAGAACCGGGGGTTATGGCTATTTTACTGGCTTATCCCTGGCGAGGTAATATAAGGGAAATGAAGAATGCCATTGAAAGAATGGTCATTTTGGCCGAAGGAGAAGTAATTGACGAATCCTGTGTTCCGAAAACATTGAAAAAACAAGGTGGCAAAAATCAAGCTCCATATCAAACGGGCTTAGTCTCGGTTACAGAACAAACGGAACGGGAACTTATTCAGCGCACCTTAAAACAAGCTAACGGTAACCGTTCCCAAGCAGCGAGAATGCTTGGTATTCCGCGCAGTACTTTATACTATAAAATGCATCAATTAGGAATTATGTAA
- the deoC gene encoding deoxyribose-phosphate aldolase — protein MKTKKQLAAMIDHTLLRPTATKDDIIMLCKEAADYSFASVCVNPCHVPLAVEQLQGTDIAVCTVIGFPLGCSTTAAKTFEAKDAVSNGAQELDMVINIGALKAGKQEIVLEDIKAVVAAAQVINPSVIIKVIIETCYLSKDEKITACQLARRAGAHYVKNSTGFGSGGATVEDVWLMRKTVGPHLGVKAAGGIKTASQALALIEAGATRIGASAGIAIVNEMAGEEY, from the coding sequence ATGAAAACCAAGAAGCAATTGGCCGCAATGATTGACCATACACTGCTGAGGCCCACCGCCACCAAAGATGATATTATAATGCTGTGTAAAGAAGCAGCGGATTATAGTTTTGCTTCCGTTTGTGTAAATCCTTGCCATGTGCCTTTGGCAGTGGAGCAGCTGCAGGGAACAGATATAGCCGTTTGTACGGTAATCGGTTTTCCCTTAGGTTGCTCAACCACCGCTGCCAAGACCTTTGAGGCGAAGGATGCTGTTAGTAACGGTGCCCAGGAATTAGATATGGTCATTAATATCGGAGCATTAAAGGCGGGCAAGCAAGAAATTGTTTTAGAGGACATAAAAGCGGTGGTGGCTGCTGCCCAAGTCATTAACCCAAGCGTAATCATTAAAGTTATAATTGAAACATGCTATCTAAGCAAAGACGAAAAAATTACTGCCTGTCAACTGGCCCGCAGGGCAGGTGCCCACTATGTGAAAAACAGCACCGGTTTTGGTAGCGGCGGTGCCACTGTGGAGGATGTGTGGCTGATGCGTAAGACAGTGGGACCACACCTGGGGGTAAAGGCAGCCGGAGGAATTAAAACAGCCTCCCAGGCCCTCGCCTTAATAGAAGCAGGGGCCACCAGAATAGGAGCCAGCGCCGGTATAGCAATAGTTAATGAAATGGCCGGGGAAGAATATTAA
- a CDS encoding ABC transporter ATP-binding protein, with product MLLEIKDLHVSYGAIRALEGVSFTIDTGEIVALIGANGAGKSTTLRTISGLIKPTQGSIMYKGNDLVKLPPHKIVEAGISQVPEGRRVFTRMTVYENLEMGAYTRNDKSGIKEDLGKVFKRFPRLEERRNQLAGTLSGGEQQMLAMGRALMSRPEVLLLDEPSMGLAPMLVKEIFEIIKEINSSGTTVLLVEQNAHMALSIANRAYVLETGRVVLSGLASELINDEKVRKAYLGEE from the coding sequence ATGCTGCTTGAAATTAAAGATCTTCATGTTTCCTATGGAGCTATCCGGGCATTGGAAGGTGTTTCTTTTACAATAGATACAGGCGAGATAGTTGCCCTTATCGGTGCCAATGGTGCCGGCAAAAGCACAACCTTGCGTACAATTTCCGGTTTAATTAAACCTACCCAAGGATCTATTATGTATAAGGGCAATGATTTGGTTAAGCTGCCACCCCATAAAATTGTAGAAGCAGGTATTTCCCAGGTGCCTGAGGGCAGAAGGGTGTTTACCCGTATGACGGTGTATGAGAATTTAGAGATGGGGGCTTATACCAGAAATGACAAGTCCGGTATAAAAGAAGATTTAGGCAAGGTATTTAAAAGGTTTCCCCGTTTAGAGGAACGTAGGAATCAGTTAGCCGGAACTCTCTCCGGTGGGGAACAACAAATGTTAGCCATGGGAAGGGCATTGATGTCCCGTCCGGAGGTGTTGTTATTAGACGAACCTTCTATGGGTTTAGCACCCATGTTAGTTAAAGAAATATTTGAAATCATTAAAGAAATTAACAGTTCAGGTACTACTGTGCTGCTGGTGGAGCAAAATGCCCATATGGCATTGTCCATTGCTAACCGTGCCTATGTATTAGAAACCGGCAGGGTTGTGCTATCCGGTTTGGCCAGTGAGCTGATTAACGATGAAAAAGTGCGCAAAGCTTACCTTGGGGAAGAATAA
- a CDS encoding 4Fe-4S dicluster domain-containing protein, with amino-acid sequence MKKLDKKEELCTACHLCEQICSRTYFKEENPKKSAIRIEEQPNIKITVCSQCGECIDLCPAQAIYRDKKGVVRIRKAICAGCFACVGFCPEGAMYHQGELEEPFKCIACGICAKECPTGAIFVEGEAT; translated from the coding sequence TTGAAAAAGTTGGATAAAAAAGAAGAACTATGTACTGCCTGCCATCTGTGCGAGCAAATATGTTCCCGCACCTATTTTAAAGAAGAAAACCCCAAAAAATCTGCCATACGAATTGAGGAGCAACCGAACATAAAGATTACCGTATGTTCTCAATGTGGTGAATGTATTGACCTTTGTCCGGCGCAGGCCATTTATCGAGACAAAAAAGGTGTTGTTAGAATTAGGAAAGCCATTTGTGCCGGCTGTTTTGCCTGTGTTGGTTTTTGTCCCGAAGGGGCCATGTACCACCAGGGTGAGCTGGAAGAACCCTTTAAGTGTATCGCCTGTGGAATTTGCGCTAAGGAATGCCCAACTGGAGCAATATTTGTAGAAGGGGAGGCGACATAA